In one window of Rhodopirellula bahusiensis DNA:
- a CDS encoding Gfo/Idh/MocA family oxidoreductase translates to MQIFTHPEFIDVTNTIINADRRSFLKSAAAASAGIGTIGLQSVGAAESSDKVNFAIIGCTNRGAAIGNDAVKSGMVNVVALCDADPSRTAKFKQQHPDAKVYDDFRKMFDEMSDKIDACTVGTPDHTHFPITMRAISEGVAVYVEKPLAHTFEECELLIAAEKKHNGICQMGNQGHSSSQRMQFKTWVDEGIIKNVRRVDACMNKGRRWHPWGNVTGYPAAEKMPAGMNWDVWTATAPMQSYSDRLDKGNWRGWYDYGNGAFGDWGPHTLDSIHRFLELGLPYEVRADKLEGPNDFIYPMATTIAFEFAERGPGMPAMSINWYDGVKNQPPRPKELGQGKSMPACGKVMYSDDLTFIGGTHNGKLSILSESVETPDIPSGETNQSHMKNFLLAAMGKEECNSKFAVSGPLTQVFMLGCIAQRLGGTLKFDAEKGEITNNERANQLLKGNPPRKGWEQYYTL, encoded by the coding sequence ATGCAAATATTCACTCACCCGGAATTCATTGACGTGACCAACACCATCATCAACGCCGACCGTCGTTCCTTTTTGAAGTCGGCAGCCGCCGCCTCGGCTGGCATTGGAACCATCGGCCTCCAATCGGTCGGTGCTGCTGAGTCCAGCGACAAGGTGAACTTTGCAATCATTGGTTGCACCAATCGTGGTGCGGCAATCGGAAACGACGCGGTCAAATCCGGCATGGTTAACGTCGTCGCGCTTTGCGATGCCGATCCGTCGCGGACCGCGAAGTTCAAACAGCAGCATCCGGATGCGAAGGTCTACGACGACTTCCGCAAGATGTTTGATGAGATGAGCGACAAGATCGACGCATGTACCGTCGGAACGCCTGACCACACGCACTTCCCAATCACGATGCGAGCCATCTCGGAAGGTGTCGCTGTCTACGTCGAAAAGCCACTCGCTCACACCTTCGAAGAATGCGAGTTGTTGATCGCTGCTGAGAAAAAGCACAACGGCATTTGCCAGATGGGCAACCAAGGTCACTCGTCCTCGCAACGCATGCAGTTCAAGACTTGGGTCGACGAAGGAATCATCAAAAACGTGCGCCGCGTCGACGCTTGCATGAACAAGGGCCGACGTTGGCATCCATGGGGAAACGTGACCGGTTATCCCGCTGCGGAAAAGATGCCCGCCGGAATGAACTGGGATGTTTGGACCGCGACCGCGCCGATGCAGAGCTACAGCGATCGTCTTGACAAAGGCAACTGGCGTGGATGGTACGACTATGGAAACGGTGCCTTCGGCGACTGGGGGCCTCACACGTTGGACAGCATCCATCGCTTCCTTGAACTAGGGCTGCCCTACGAAGTTCGGGCCGACAAGCTGGAAGGCCCCAACGACTTCATCTACCCCATGGCCACAACCATCGCGTTCGAGTTTGCCGAGCGAGGACCGGGCATGCCCGCCATGTCGATCAATTGGTACGACGGTGTCAAAAACCAACCGCCACGTCCGAAAGAGCTCGGCCAAGGTAAATCGATGCCGGCATGTGGAAAGGTCATGTACAGCGACGATTTGACGTTCATTGGCGGCACCCACAACGGAAAGCTCAGCATCTTGTCTGAGTCGGTCGAAACGCCGGATATTCCTTCGGGCGAAACCAATCAAAGCCACATGAAGAACTTCTTGCTCGCCGCGATGGGCAAAGAAGAATGCAATTCGAAGTTTGCTGTCTCGGGGCCGCTCACGCAGGTGTTCATGCTTGGCTGCATCGCTCAACGACTTGGTGGCACGCTCAAGTTCGATGCTGAAAAAGGTGAAATCACCAACAACGAACGAGCCAACCAACTGCTCAAGGGAAACCCGCCACGCAAGGGCTGGGAGCAGTACTACACGTTGTAG
- a CDS encoding cold-shock protein, translating to MAEGTIKRLTDKGFGFIDVGSSKDLFFHSSSVEGVNFDDLREGQQVTFNEARGEKGPCAENVQVQ from the coding sequence ATGGCAGAAGGTACTATCAAACGTCTCACCGACAAAGGCTTCGGATTCATTGACGTTGGCAGCTCGAAAGACTTGTTCTTTCACTCGTCCAGCGTTGAAGGCGTGAACTTCGACGACCTGCGTGAAGGTCAGCAAGTCACGTTCAACGAAGCACGTGGCGAAAAAGGCCCTTGTGCAGAAAACGTCCAAGTTCAGTAG
- a CDS encoding beta-propeller fold lactonase family protein, which translates to MITTINSGLKSKLAKRFARPTCLAVLALLFTNIAWAQDEPASSDESITIALIGDSTVEDYSGWGVAFRKRFNDSVTVLNFAKGGASSKNWYSGNRMPAVLEAKPDYVLIQFGHNDQPGKGPERETDPDTTYRDSLKRYAVESRSIGAQPILVSSVTRRRFDKDGKIRTTLTPWADATKAVAAELDVPFIDLHRRSIELHNRLGPEASMEFNFKQGDLTHFSEKGAAVMADLVIQELKTQVPGLARFLTTPSLPAQSDSSESTANRPLMAYVGTFSSPLGDVPPTQVDLPEGNGRGIHLFEVDRESGALKAAGTFDLGSSPDCLVINAARDRLYSSNETDRFGEAKLGSVSAFAIDPVNGQLTLLNTVSSEGDGPTYVSIHPSGKFLFVANYFSGSVAVLPILPDGRLGEATDVKKDTGTIGPTEATHAPPGSFAISGHDGSHAHMIEADPSGRFVLHVNLGLDKIFVWAFDASTGTLTRNDPTSVDLPAGDGPRHFDFHPNGRWLYSIQEEGSTVTLFDYAPSGGQLNSRQTVSSLPVGFAGSNFCSEILVSHDGRFVYAGNRLHDSIGIFAIESDGSLRQVGNEWTRGNYPRSFNFDPSGRFFYVCNQRADNVTVFRIDRDSGLLEFTNHYAPVGNPSSITFVDLAARDDSVQLLRRVSVPEAHQAVAVDESSFFAISNRTIVQYDKQTGKRLVKWVAPEGSWIKHLNSGIVKEGRLYCANSNWPAKPLKNSIEIFDAVSLKHLDSKPFSESEGAINWIDRHQGAWWIVFAFYGEAEVRRTKLVRYDDQWNETGEWTFPESVIQRFLPKSNSGGGFGPDGHLYVTGHDHAELYLLDVPDNGGELKHVSTLPAPIAGQGIAWDFDTPGRLLGIVRASREVVFMRVIRAK; encoded by the coding sequence ATGATCACAACAATCAACAGCGGATTGAAATCCAAGCTCGCAAAGCGATTCGCGAGGCCAACTTGCCTGGCGGTTCTCGCGTTGCTGTTCACGAACATTGCGTGGGCGCAAGACGAGCCAGCCTCCTCCGACGAATCAATCACGATCGCCTTGATTGGCGACTCGACGGTTGAAGATTACTCCGGTTGGGGCGTGGCGTTTCGCAAGCGGTTCAACGACAGCGTCACGGTGCTGAATTTCGCGAAAGGCGGAGCGAGTTCGAAGAATTGGTACAGTGGCAACCGAATGCCAGCGGTCTTGGAAGCCAAACCCGATTACGTTCTGATTCAATTCGGGCACAACGATCAACCCGGCAAAGGCCCCGAGCGAGAAACCGACCCCGATACGACCTACCGCGACAGTTTGAAACGATATGCGGTGGAGTCGAGATCGATTGGTGCTCAACCGATCTTGGTCAGTTCTGTCACGCGGCGTCGGTTTGATAAGGACGGCAAGATCCGCACGACGCTGACACCTTGGGCGGACGCGACGAAAGCAGTTGCCGCGGAACTCGACGTGCCCTTCATCGACTTGCATCGCAGAAGCATTGAACTGCACAACCGTCTTGGTCCAGAGGCCAGCATGGAGTTCAACTTCAAGCAAGGAGACCTGACTCATTTCAGCGAAAAGGGTGCCGCCGTCATGGCGGATCTAGTCATCCAGGAATTGAAAACTCAGGTTCCTGGCCTGGCACGATTTCTAACCACCCCATCATTACCGGCACAGAGCGATTCATCCGAGTCGACTGCGAATCGGCCGTTGATGGCTTACGTGGGAACGTTCAGTTCACCGCTCGGCGATGTCCCGCCGACGCAAGTCGATTTGCCGGAAGGCAATGGTCGCGGCATCCATCTCTTTGAAGTCGATCGTGAAAGCGGTGCATTGAAAGCTGCCGGTACGTTCGATCTTGGTTCAAGCCCAGACTGTTTGGTGATCAACGCGGCTCGTGATCGTCTTTACTCGAGCAACGAAACGGATCGTTTTGGTGAGGCGAAGCTAGGCTCCGTCAGTGCCTTTGCGATCGATCCAGTTAACGGGCAACTGACGTTGCTGAACACAGTCAGCTCGGAAGGGGATGGCCCGACCTATGTCAGCATTCATCCGTCTGGCAAATTCTTGTTTGTTGCCAACTACTTCAGTGGCTCCGTGGCTGTGCTGCCGATTCTTCCGGACGGACGTTTGGGCGAGGCCACCGATGTCAAAAAAGACACGGGAACAATCGGGCCTACCGAGGCGACACATGCGCCGCCGGGTAGTTTCGCCATCAGTGGTCACGATGGGTCGCACGCTCACATGATCGAGGCGGATCCATCCGGTCGTTTTGTGCTGCACGTGAACCTTGGGCTCGACAAGATCTTTGTCTGGGCATTCGATGCTTCCACGGGAACGCTGACTCGCAATGATCCAACGAGTGTGGATTTGCCTGCGGGCGATGGACCTCGCCATTTCGACTTTCATCCCAATGGACGTTGGCTGTATTCGATCCAGGAAGAAGGTTCGACGGTTACGCTGTTTGACTACGCCCCGTCAGGCGGTCAACTGAATTCGCGGCAAACGGTTTCATCGTTGCCTGTCGGTTTCGCGGGCAGCAACTTCTGCTCGGAAATTTTGGTTTCCCACGACGGGCGATTCGTCTACGCCGGCAATCGCTTGCACGACAGCATTGGAATCTTTGCGATTGAATCGGACGGCTCGCTGCGTCAGGTAGGCAACGAATGGACTCGCGGGAACTACCCACGCAGTTTCAATTTTGATCCGAGTGGTCGGTTCTTCTACGTTTGCAATCAGCGGGCTGATAACGTCACCGTGTTCCGGATCGACCGTGACTCGGGGTTGTTGGAATTCACCAATCATTACGCTCCGGTTGGCAATCCTTCCAGCATCACGTTTGTCGACCTCGCTGCTCGCGACGATTCCGTTCAGCTACTACGACGCGTCTCGGTTCCCGAAGCCCACCAAGCCGTCGCGGTGGATGAGTCGTCCTTTTTCGCGATCTCGAATCGAACGATCGTTCAATATGACAAGCAAACGGGAAAGCGTCTGGTCAAGTGGGTAGCCCCCGAGGGCTCTTGGATCAAGCATCTGAACAGCGGCATCGTCAAGGAAGGCCGTTTGTATTGTGCCAACTCCAATTGGCCCGCCAAACCGCTTAAGAATTCGATCGAGATTTTCGATGCGGTGAGTTTAAAGCACCTGGATTCGAAACCGTTCAGCGAATCGGAGGGAGCGATCAACTGGATCGATCGCCACCAAGGAGCCTGGTGGATCGTGTTTGCTTTCTACGGTGAAGCGGAGGTTCGACGCACAAAACTGGTCCGATACGACGATCAGTGGAACGAGACTGGCGAATGGACGTTTCCAGAATCGGTGATCCAGCGTTTTCTACCAAAAAGCAATTCAGGCGGCGGTTTCGGGCCGGACGGGCATTTGTACGTGACCGGACATGACCACGCTGAGCTGTATCTGCTCGATGTTCCCGATAACGGAGGTGAGCTCAAACACGTCTCGACTTTGCCCGCACCGATTGCAGGGCAGGGAATCGCGTGGGATTTTGACACACCGGGCAGACTTTTGGGAATTGTTCGTGCCAGCCGCGAAGTTGTCTTTATGCGTGTTATCCGGGCAAAGTGA
- a CDS encoding 3-keto-disaccharide hydrolase — protein MRKHVAVAILAGLWTSITLTASAAEVEEGFVSLFNGKDLSGWVKRGGSAKYHVEDGAIVGECVPNTPGNTFMCSEQEFGDFVLKLQYKFLEAGNSGVQFRSASRPEGDRERVFGYQAEMRPGGDMTGRIYDEGRRGHKHGIIWLDAHTSEERLSAAQASCRQGEWNDLEIQCVGPSIKTWLNGNLVVDMFDSFSMKGFLGLQIHGGKSGSVAWKNIRIKDLGESQWKSFFVKGEDGSYQLQDAKFVLPEEWSFTEEGVLHGVHSKSQGKDGLVISNDNYDDFIARVTYRMQGGNSALYFRAEETSAPWVLRGFQNEIANNGKDSALWHTAGIIDGKKIPGRGWIVTNDDLVEKVRNKDGGWNTTCTAAYGDRLVQTLNGFCTSDIIDEECEKTGKLGLQMHGGTDCEMFFKDFEVMPVTEDMKKLIDRK, from the coding sequence ATGAGAAAGCACGTTGCCGTCGCCATCCTGGCTGGACTTTGGACATCAATTACTCTGACCGCCTCGGCGGCAGAAGTTGAGGAGGGCTTTGTTTCCCTATTCAACGGCAAAGACCTGAGTGGATGGGTGAAACGCGGCGGGTCCGCGAAATACCACGTCGAAGACGGAGCGATCGTTGGCGAGTGTGTGCCCAACACTCCAGGCAACACGTTCATGTGTTCGGAGCAGGAATTTGGTGACTTTGTTTTAAAACTGCAGTACAAGTTCCTGGAAGCTGGCAATTCGGGCGTTCAATTCCGATCCGCTTCTCGCCCAGAAGGCGATCGTGAAAGAGTGTTTGGCTATCAGGCTGAAATGCGACCGGGCGGTGACATGACGGGTCGGATCTACGATGAAGGCCGTCGCGGCCACAAACATGGCATCATTTGGTTGGACGCCCACACGTCCGAGGAACGCCTCTCCGCTGCTCAGGCGAGTTGCCGCCAAGGCGAATGGAACGACCTGGAAATCCAATGTGTCGGCCCATCGATCAAGACTTGGTTGAACGGCAACTTGGTCGTTGACATGTTCGACAGCTTTTCCATGAAGGGTTTTCTGGGTCTGCAAATTCACGGCGGAAAGTCCGGGTCCGTTGCTTGGAAGAACATTCGCATCAAGGATTTGGGGGAGAGCCAGTGGAAGTCGTTCTTCGTCAAAGGCGAGGACGGCAGCTATCAACTCCAAGACGCCAAGTTTGTCCTGCCCGAAGAATGGTCGTTCACCGAAGAAGGCGTTTTGCATGGCGTCCACTCCAAGAGTCAGGGAAAAGACGGGCTGGTCATTTCCAACGACAACTACGACGACTTCATCGCTCGGGTGACGTATCGCATGCAAGGCGGCAACAGTGCGTTGTACTTCCGCGCTGAGGAAACCAGTGCCCCTTGGGTCCTGCGTGGCTTCCAAAACGAAATCGCAAACAACGGCAAGGATTCGGCTCTCTGGCACACCGCCGGAATCATTGATGGAAAGAAGATTCCCGGTCGCGGTTGGATCGTGACCAACGATGACTTGGTCGAGAAGGTTCGCAACAAAGACGGAGGCTGGAACACGACCTGCACGGCCGCGTACGGCGACCGACTGGTGCAAACGCTCAACGGATTTTGCACGTCGGACATCATCGATGAAGAGTGCGAAAAGACCGGCAAGCTCGGTTTACAAATGCACGGCGGCACGGACTGTGAAATGTTCTTCAAGGACTTTGAAGTCATGCCGGTCACGGAAGACATGAAGAAACTGATCGATCGGAAGTGA